A genomic segment from Microtus pennsylvanicus isolate mMicPen1 chromosome 21, mMicPen1.hap1, whole genome shotgun sequence encodes:
- the LOC142839447 gene encoding GTPase IMAP family member 7-like → MAEPSDNSLRIVLVGKTGSGKSATANTILGQRKFDSRIAPHAVTKTCQKASRKWKERELLIVDTPGLFDTKVKLETTCIEISKCVLQSCPGPHAIILVLQLGRYTEEEQETVIRIKAIFGEAAMKYMVVLFTRKDELEDQSLKDFLESSDANLKSIIKECGNRCLAINNRAGKAEQETQVQELVELVEAMVQSNGGVYFSDAIYKDAEQRLKSQVELLRRLYTEQKQNEVRIIEEECTLGKLSAQEKEEMVQAIREKYDQKIRQEAENSILSQIVEGIKKILSKVWHIFRK, encoded by the coding sequence ATGGCTGAGCCCAGTGACAACTCTCTGAGGATTGTTCTGGTAGGGAAGACAGGGAGTGGGAAAAGTGCCACAGCAAACACTATCCTGGGGCAAAGAAAATTTGATTCTAGAATTGCACCCCATGCTGTCACTAAGACCTGTCAGAAAGCATCCCgcaagtggaaggagagagaactccTGATTGTTGACACCCCAGGGCTCTTTGACACCAAGGTCAAGCTGGAAACCACCTGCATTGAAATCAGCAAGTGTGTCCTCCAGTCCTGCCCTGGGCCTCACGCCATCATCCTGGTACTGCAGCTGGGCCGCTACACAGAGGAAGAGCAAGAAACTGTCATTAGGATCAAGGCTATCTTTGGGGAGGCAGCCATGAAGTACATGGTTGTCTTGTTCACCCGCAAAGACGAACTGGAGGACCAGAGCCTAAAGGACTTCCTAGAAAGTTCAGATGCAAACCTAAAAAGCATCATCAAGGAGTGTGGCAACCGCTGCCTGGCCATCAACAACAGAGCAGGGAAGGCTGAGCAGGAAACGCAGGTGCAGGAGCTGGTGGAGCTGGTCGAAGCCATGGTGCAGAGCAATGGCGGCGTCTACTTCTCTGATGCCATCTACAAGGATGCAGAGCAAAGGCTGAAGAGCCAAGTAGAGCTCCTGAGGCGACTTTACACTGAGCAAAAACAGAATGAAGTTAGAATAATAGAGGAAGAGTGCACTCTTGGGAAACTCAGCGCtcaggaaaaagaggaaatggtaCAGGCAATTAGGGAAAAATACGACCAAAAGATAAGACAAGAAGCAGAGAATAGCATACTCAGCCAGATTGTTGAAGGAATTAAGAAAATTCTTTCGAAAGTGTGGCATATTTTTCGTAAGTAG